Proteins encoded within one genomic window of Lysinibacillus sphaericus:
- a CDS encoding helix-turn-helix domain-containing protein → MFYQILLQIFQKLNNERTVSAAYHILRGKRSGQTIQDVGLFQLHNYFGLLPKLPRATFDEAVSTFLQYSWLIMQESGHYSMKKLGLQRAAQTPTFLFDGWHYRGNEHVFFARLSLVVQSLSYQKEGIRSFSPISKDTQVQSWVRAFLQDLQYQSGHLQQQLLDECLRVFATLAVSESNKQLALYRLSGYSLPGWTWQQLSIERKETVLDSQLAFIELLHTLLNEVHATNNYPLLGKIAEELRVKALLTDSTQQTAYLYEQGYSIEQIVQIRKLKQSTIEDHLVEIAMNEPNFSIGPFVSYEEAEKVWQASKQYQTKKLKALHEVVNDLSYFQLRLVLAKGEV, encoded by the coding sequence ATGTTTTATCAAATTTTATTGCAAATCTTTCAAAAACTAAATAATGAACGAACCGTATCAGCGGCCTATCATATCCTTAGAGGAAAGCGTTCAGGCCAGACAATTCAAGATGTGGGACTGTTTCAGTTACATAACTATTTTGGATTACTCCCAAAATTACCTCGTGCGACATTTGATGAAGCTGTTTCTACCTTTTTGCAATATAGTTGGTTAATTATGCAGGAATCAGGTCACTATTCCATGAAAAAGCTAGGTTTACAGCGGGCAGCGCAAACACCAACTTTTTTATTTGACGGTTGGCATTATCGAGGAAATGAACATGTGTTTTTTGCGCGGCTTTCCTTAGTTGTACAAAGTTTGTCCTATCAAAAAGAGGGAATTCGGTCATTTTCACCAATTAGTAAGGATACGCAAGTACAATCATGGGTACGTGCTTTTTTACAAGATCTGCAGTATCAATCAGGGCATTTGCAACAGCAATTACTGGATGAATGCTTGCGTGTGTTCGCAACACTAGCCGTTTCTGAAAGTAATAAGCAACTTGCCCTTTATCGATTGAGTGGCTATAGTTTACCAGGTTGGACATGGCAGCAACTTTCCATTGAACGCAAAGAAACGGTACTTGATAGTCAATTAGCATTTATTGAGTTACTACATACACTATTGAATGAAGTGCATGCAACAAACAACTACCCGTTGCTTGGCAAAATAGCAGAAGAATTGCGAGTAAAGGCATTGTTGACAGATTCGACACAGCAAACCGCCTATTTATATGAACAAGGGTATTCAATTGAGCAGATTGTTCAAATTAGAAAGTTGAAACAAAGTACAATTGAAGATCATTTAGTTGAAATAGCAATGAACGAACCGAACTTTTCGATTGGTCCGTTCGTCTCTTATGAGGAAGCGGAAAAAGTTTGGCAGGCATCCAAGCAATATCAAACAAAGAAATTAAAGGCATTGCATGAAGTGGTCAATGACTTGAGTTATTTCCAGCTCAGACTTGTCCTCGCGAAAGGAGAAGTATAA
- a CDS encoding ferredoxin, whose amino-acid sequence MAKYTIVDKDTCIACGACGAAAPDIYDYDDEGIAFVILDDNMGTAEVPEDLLEDMQDAFEGCPTDSIKVADEPFDGDSLKFE is encoded by the coding sequence ATGGCTAAATACACAATTGTTGATAAAGATACATGCATCGCTTGTGGCGCATGCGGAGCCGCAGCACCAGATATTTATGATTATGATGATGAAGGAATTGCCTTCGTTATTTTAGATGATAACATGGGAACTGCTGAAGTTCCAGAAGATCTACTAGAAGACATGCAAGATGCTTTTGAAGGTTGCCCAACTGATTCTATCAAAGTGGCTGACGAACCTTTTGACGGCGACTCTTTAAAATTCG
- a CDS encoding RecQ family ATP-dependent DNA helicase, whose translation MELEQTLAKYFGYATFRPGQKEVIEAILSGKDVIALLPTGMGKSLCYQLPAYLLQKPVLIVSPLLSLMQDQVEQLKRFGEKRVVALNSFLTVEEKRYALHFLEQYRFIFTSPEMLLQQQVQEKLANMTLSLIVVDEAHCISQWGFDFRPDYLRIGDWFSQGNRPPVLALSATATEKVVKDIHATLSLHAPFEFMYNVDRPNIHLGRILFEDRGDKARWIVEHVKKTAGPGILYLSSRKRAEQYCELFMQAGLRAAAYHAGYSAEDRQFIQQQFIDGELDWIVATNAFGMGINKGDIRQVIHETMPANVANYMQEIGRAGRDGKPALAILLYSDGDEELAKFVVTGDLPSSSHVDRYQELVLQRIAPTQMLKNGELSETAFRVLDYWLHQEPEERVKARLRHFALEKYQAVDEMLKIIKTKDCLREQLVGYFGQKLKKKPENCCENCGIHYDEINTVRMKEEKKVEMMAWESRLKQLLISD comes from the coding sequence ATGGAACTAGAGCAAACATTAGCAAAGTATTTCGGTTATGCCACCTTTCGACCAGGGCAAAAAGAGGTAATTGAAGCAATTCTTAGCGGGAAAGATGTTATTGCATTATTGCCAACAGGCATGGGTAAATCATTGTGCTATCAGTTGCCCGCTTATTTATTGCAAAAACCAGTGTTAATAGTGTCTCCGCTATTGTCTTTAATGCAAGATCAAGTAGAGCAACTGAAGCGATTTGGTGAAAAAAGGGTAGTAGCATTAAATTCATTTTTAACAGTAGAAGAAAAACGATATGCTCTCCATTTTTTAGAACAGTATCGCTTTATTTTCACATCGCCGGAGATGTTGTTACAACAACAGGTACAGGAGAAGTTAGCAAATATGACGTTAAGTCTTATTGTTGTGGATGAAGCACATTGTATCTCGCAGTGGGGATTTGATTTTCGTCCGGATTATTTGCGCATCGGCGACTGGTTTTCACAAGGTAATCGTCCCCCTGTATTAGCGTTGTCTGCGACTGCAACTGAAAAAGTAGTAAAAGATATTCATGCTACACTATCACTGCATGCACCGTTTGAATTTATGTATAATGTTGATCGTCCAAATATTCACCTCGGACGTATTCTTTTCGAGGATAGGGGCGATAAAGCAAGATGGATAGTGGAGCATGTAAAAAAAACCGCTGGACCAGGTATTTTATATTTGTCATCACGCAAGCGTGCTGAGCAATATTGTGAACTGTTTATGCAAGCGGGTTTGCGAGCTGCCGCATATCATGCTGGCTATAGTGCGGAGGATCGTCAATTTATTCAACAGCAGTTTATCGATGGAGAGTTAGATTGGATTGTGGCGACCAATGCGTTTGGCATGGGCATTAATAAGGGAGATATTCGACAGGTGATACATGAGACAATGCCTGCCAATGTTGCGAATTATATGCAAGAAATTGGGCGCGCAGGTCGTGATGGTAAACCTGCACTTGCGATTTTACTTTACAGCGATGGTGACGAGGAACTGGCGAAATTTGTAGTAACAGGAGATTTACCGTCATCTAGTCATGTCGATCGCTATCAAGAGCTTGTATTGCAGCGTATTGCCCCCACTCAAATGTTAAAAAATGGTGAGTTGAGTGAAACAGCCTTTCGTGTGCTAGATTATTGGCTCCATCAGGAACCTGAAGAACGAGTAAAAGCACGACTTCGTCATTTTGCACTTGAAAAATATCAGGCAGTGGATGAAATGTTAAAAATTATAAAGACAAAAGATTGTTTGCGCGAGCAACTTGTCGGGTATTTTGGGCAAAAATTGAAGAAAAAACCTGAAAACTGTTGTGAAAATTGTGGAATCCATTATGATGAAATCAATACAGTACGCATGAAGGAAGAGAAGAAAGTAGAAATGATGGCGTGGGAAAGTCGATTAAAACAGCTTTTAATAAGCGACTAG